The stretch of DNA TTTTTCTTCCTAAAACGCCTGTTGGAAGCATTCTTCTAACAGCTTCTTCAAAAGCAAATTCAGGTTTCTTAGCTAATACTTCTCTATATGGAGTTTCCTTTAATCCACCTGGATATAAGCTGTGCTTTCTCATTAATTTTTGATCTAACTTCTTACCAGTTAAAACAACTTGTTCAGCATTAATTATTATTACGTAATCTCCGCAGTCAACATTTGGTGTAAATGTTGGTTTATTTTTTCCTCTTAAAA from Clostridium chauvoei encodes:
- the rplM gene encoding 50S ribosomal protein L13, whose translation is MKSYIAKPQEVERKWYVVDAAGKPLGRVASQVASILRGKNKPTFTPNVDCGDYVIIINAEQVVLTGKKLDQKLMRKHSLYPGGLKETPYREVLAKKPEFAFEEAVRRMLPTGVLGRKMLKKLKVYRGAEHGHESQQPEVLELKY